A part of Verrucomicrobiia bacterium genomic DNA contains:
- a CDS encoding CvpA family protein, whose translation MNMVPHNLPVNWFDVLVVIVLVAGAMRGRKRGMSQELIPLLKWITLAVVCGMFYRPAAQYMADTTVLSLLTTSFIAYLGMAMILASVFALISRRLGGKIIGSDTFGAAEYYLGILAGMFRYGCILVFALSLLNARLYTQKEIDSMNQFQQQNFDNNFFPTFYTIQHQVFEDSFSGPVIHNSLGAILIRPTIAQSKELQRKQFDLPM comes from the coding sequence ATGAACATGGTGCCCCACAACCTGCCGGTAAACTGGTTCGATGTGCTGGTGGTGATTGTGCTTGTCGCCGGTGCGATGCGCGGCCGCAAGCGGGGCATGTCGCAGGAGCTTATTCCGCTGCTCAAGTGGATTACGCTGGCTGTGGTGTGCGGGATGTTCTACCGGCCGGCGGCCCAATACATGGCGGACACCACCGTGCTCAGTTTGTTGACGACCTCGTTCATTGCCTATCTGGGCATGGCGATGATTCTGGCCAGCGTGTTTGCGTTGATCAGCCGGCGGCTCGGCGGAAAGATCATTGGCAGCGACACCTTCGGAGCGGCGGAGTATTATCTCGGCATCCTGGCCGGCATGTTCCGCTATGGCTGCATCCTGGTTTTTGCGCTGTCGCTGTTGAATGCGCGGCTTTACACGCAGAAGGAAATTGATTCGATGAACCAGTTTCAACAGCAGAACTTTGACAATAATTTCTTTCCGACCTTTTACACGATCCAGCATCAGGTCTTCGAGGACTCCTTCTCCGGACCGGTCATCCACAACAGTTTGGGCGCCATTTTGATCAGGCCGACGATTGCACAATCCAAGGAGCTTCAGCGCAAGCAATTTGACCTGCCGATGTAA
- a CDS encoding tetratricopeptide repeat protein, which translates to MLTIKNRTAFKLLAGLLCAGFLAGCRPPGPQALVDGRRLLDAGQTARAIARLQTATQLLGTNAQVWNDLGVAYHQAGQMTNAESAYRRALATNPDLLAIHLNLGTLLFQLGRINDAKSELTTYALRQPNDPVGLQRLALAEVHLRETANAEQHARKAVQLDAQSPDSWNTLGLAQLQRGRARDAAQSFAAAVKARRDFASALLNLAVVNQQYLGDRAAALKWYEAYLSLRPPPDDAAAVREVIKQLQLELTPARSAGQTLAPPVEPPASPTSPPPQLAQAPSGSVPVVKSVPPSSPPPGAKLVTPEPEPRAPPAVSPTRRVAGEPVRSPPTVVTVPPEPVIKSAPTPTPSAVAAAAPATASVPSSATVTPAVSEAPPARRGFLQSLNPLNLFHAQTRAESVTPLPAARSRVAVGPNTNSTTEEPSISESAAGDEAQISTVSTGDRAAAQRHFERGLQAMKGRQFVLANESFRAATAADPGWFQAQLNHAAAALEAGEFAEAITAARAALALDPASAEARFNLALALKRSHRDQEAARELERLLQANPDDVRAHLTLGNLYAGTLADPARARSHYQKVLALAPGHPQATAIRFWLAAHPQ; encoded by the coding sequence ATGCTGACCATAAAAAATCGGACTGCGTTCAAACTGCTGGCGGGCCTGTTGTGCGCCGGCTTTTTGGCGGGCTGCCGTCCGCCCGGTCCGCAGGCGTTGGTCGATGGCCGGCGGCTGCTGGACGCGGGCCAGACGGCGCGGGCCATTGCGCGCTTGCAAACGGCGACGCAGTTGCTGGGCACGAACGCACAGGTGTGGAATGACCTTGGCGTGGCGTATCATCAGGCCGGGCAGATGACCAACGCCGAAAGTGCCTACCGCCGGGCGCTGGCGACCAATCCGGATCTGCTGGCCATTCATTTGAACCTCGGCACGCTGCTTTTCCAGCTTGGTCGCATCAATGACGCGAAATCAGAGCTGACGACTTACGCGTTGCGCCAGCCGAATGATCCGGTCGGTTTGCAGCGGCTGGCCCTGGCGGAAGTGCATCTGCGGGAAACCGCCAACGCGGAGCAGCACGCGCGCAAAGCCGTGCAGCTGGATGCCCAATCGCCGGACTCCTGGAACACCCTGGGGCTGGCGCAATTGCAGCGTGGGCGTGCCCGGGATGCCGCGCAAAGCTTCGCCGCGGCGGTCAAGGCGCGACGTGATTTTGCCTCCGCGCTGCTGAACCTCGCCGTCGTGAACCAGCAGTATCTGGGCGATCGCGCGGCCGCCTTGAAATGGTATGAAGCCTACCTTTCGCTGCGCCCCCCGCCGGACGACGCGGCGGCCGTGCGTGAAGTGATCAAACAATTGCAACTGGAACTGACCCCGGCGCGGTCGGCCGGGCAAACCCTGGCACCACCCGTGGAACCACCCGCGAGTCCGACTTCGCCGCCGCCGCAGTTGGCGCAGGCGCCATCGGGTTCCGTGCCCGTGGTCAAATCAGTGCCGCCCAGTTCGCCGCCGCCGGGAGCGAAGTTGGTGACGCCGGAGCCTGAACCTCGTGCGCCGCCCGCCGTGTCGCCGACCCGGCGCGTGGCGGGCGAGCCGGTGCGTTCGCCGCCCACCGTGGTGACCGTGCCGCCCGAACCGGTCATCAAATCCGCACCGACACCGACCCCTTCGGCGGTTGCTGCCGCCGCTCCCGCCACCGCTTCTGTCCCATCGTCCGCGACTGTCACTCCGGCCGTCAGCGAAGCGCCGCCCGCCCGGCGCGGCTTTCTGCAAAGCCTCAATCCCCTCAACCTCTTTCACGCCCAAACCAGGGCGGAGTCAGTGACGCCGCTGCCCGCGGCGCGTTCCCGTGTTGCCGTCGGCCCCAACACGAATTCCACGACGGAAGAACCTTCGATTTCCGAAAGTGCCGCCGGTGACGAAGCTCAGATTTCCACGGTTTCAACCGGCGATCGGGCAGCCGCGCAGCGCCATTTTGAGCGGGGCTTGCAGGCGATGAAGGGCCGGCAATTCGTCCTCGCCAACGAATCGTTTCGCGCCGCCACGGCTGCCGATCCCGGCTGGTTTCAGGCGCAGTTGAACCATGCCGCCGCCGCCCTGGAAGCCGGCGAATTTGCCGAGGCCATCACGGCCGCGCGTGCGGCGCTGGCCCTGGACCCGGCATCAGCGGAAGCGCGTTTCAATCTGGCCCTGGCGCTGAAGCGCAGCCATCGCGACCAGGAGGCCGCGCGAGAATTGGAGCGGTTGTTGCAGGCGAATCCGGACGATGTCCGGGCGCATTTGACCCTGGGCAATTTATACGCAGGAACGTTGGCAGATCCGGCCCGGGCCCGGAGTCATTACCAGAAAGTCCTGGCGCTGGCCCCAGGCCATCCACAGGCCACGGCGATTCGTTTCTGGCTGGCGGCACACCCGCAGTGA